One window of Robiginitalea biformata HTCC2501 genomic DNA carries:
- a CDS encoding copper homeostasis protein CutC: protein MLVEVCANSVESARAAQDAGADRVEFCSELAVGGITPSRGLLEEVRQAVSIPVHVLIRPRSGDFTYSHAEFRAMLSDIRHCVGMGFEGIVSGCLQPDGRVDVARTRELLGATGNARFTFHRAFDRSTDPHAALEALEELGVQTILSSGQALSAPEGLPLLESLQQRARRIRMMPGGGIHPGNIRLFAGKGFEAVHLSGIRKGPARETYPGPPMNAPGLLRETKPLVSDPEVVKAVVDSLKAIADGG from the coding sequence ATGCTTGTTGAGGTTTGCGCCAATTCGGTGGAATCGGCCCGTGCCGCCCAGGATGCAGGGGCCGACCGGGTGGAGTTTTGCAGCGAGTTGGCCGTGGGCGGCATCACCCCGTCACGAGGGCTCCTCGAGGAGGTCCGGCAGGCGGTTTCCATTCCCGTCCACGTCCTGATCCGCCCCCGCAGCGGGGATTTTACGTATTCCCACGCGGAGTTCCGCGCCATGTTAAGCGATATACGCCATTGCGTGGGGATGGGGTTTGAGGGAATTGTCAGCGGTTGCCTGCAGCCGGACGGGCGGGTAGATGTGGCCCGGACCCGGGAACTCCTCGGCGCAACCGGGAACGCCCGGTTTACCTTCCACCGCGCCTTCGACCGGAGCACGGACCCCCATGCGGCCCTGGAAGCCCTGGAGGAACTCGGCGTACAGACCATCCTGAGCAGCGGCCAGGCCCTTTCGGCTCCGGAAGGCCTCCCGCTTCTCGAATCCCTGCAACAACGCGCGCGCCGCATCCGGATGATGCCCGGTGGCGGCATCCACCCGGGGAATATCCGCCTCTTCGCCGGCAAGGGATTTGAGGCGGTCCACCTATCCGGCATCCGCAAGGGGCCTGCGAGAGAAACCTATCCGGGCCCGCCCATGAATGCCCCGGGACTGCTTCGGGAAACGAAGCCGCTGGTCTCCGACCCGGAGGTGGTGAAAGCGGTCGTGGACAGCCTGAAAGCGATAGCCGACGGGGGCTAG
- a CDS encoding metallophosphoesterase, with protein MIRWLLFILVYLLICLYTLQALRSGTRLPWIHYLYIAITLLVLGNFVYQFTWGEAEGRVLSRPKSYAFGFLLAVLTFNLITMIFLFSEDIFRVLVAGYHKVLGGKGEFSLPGRRRFLSLLALGVASLPFGALLYGMYRGKYNFKVLKYELEFKDLPLAFHGYRITQISDVHSGSFDNWPRISYGVDLINQQESDVIFFTGDLVNNKASEMDPWKDLFSRLRAPDGVYSILGNHDYGDYVEWESEELKAQNLEDLKALQREMGFDLLLNEHRYLQRGDDRIALVGVENWGRGGFKKAGDLRQATQGIRENDFKILLSHDPSHWEDKVIHDPMHFHLTLSGHTHGMQFGIEIPGLVKWSPVKWRYRYWAGIYEELGQFINVNRGFGFLGYPGRVGIWPEITVITLKKTGLT; from the coding sequence ATGATCCGCTGGCTGCTTTTTATCCTTGTTTATCTCCTGATTTGCCTCTATACCTTGCAGGCCCTCCGTTCGGGGACACGCCTGCCCTGGATCCATTACCTCTACATCGCCATCACCCTTCTGGTCCTCGGGAATTTTGTCTACCAGTTTACCTGGGGCGAGGCCGAGGGCCGGGTGCTTAGCCGGCCAAAAAGCTACGCCTTTGGTTTCCTGCTGGCCGTCCTGACCTTTAACCTGATCACGATGATATTCCTCTTTTCAGAGGATATTTTCCGGGTGTTGGTGGCGGGCTATCACAAGGTCCTGGGAGGGAAGGGCGAGTTCAGCCTGCCGGGGCGGAGGCGCTTTTTGAGCCTGCTGGCACTGGGGGTGGCCTCCCTGCCTTTCGGGGCGCTGCTCTACGGGATGTATCGGGGGAAGTACAACTTCAAGGTGCTGAAGTACGAGTTGGAATTCAAAGACCTCCCGCTGGCTTTCCACGGCTACCGGATTACGCAGATTTCCGACGTGCACAGCGGCAGCTTCGACAACTGGCCCCGGATATCCTACGGGGTGGACCTCATTAACCAGCAGGAAAGCGATGTGATATTCTTTACTGGCGATCTGGTGAATAACAAAGCGTCCGAAATGGATCCCTGGAAGGATCTGTTTTCCCGGCTCCGAGCTCCCGACGGGGTATATTCCATCCTAGGGAACCACGATTACGGGGATTACGTGGAATGGGAGTCGGAGGAGCTCAAGGCCCAAAATCTGGAAGACCTGAAGGCGCTGCAGCGGGAGATGGGCTTCGACCTGCTGCTGAACGAGCACCGTTACCTGCAGCGGGGGGATGACCGGATCGCCCTGGTAGGCGTGGAAAACTGGGGTCGCGGGGGGTTCAAGAAAGCCGGCGATTTGCGGCAGGCCACGCAGGGTATAAGGGAAAACGATTTCAAGATTTTGCTCAGCCACGACCCTTCCCACTGGGAAGACAAGGTCATCCACGACCCGATGCACTTCCACCTGACACTGAGCGGCCACACCCACGGCATGCAATTCGGTATAGAGATTCCCGGCCTGGTTAAATGGAGCCCGGTGAAATGGCGCTACCGCTACTGGGCGGGCATTTACGAAGAGCTTGGGCAGTTCATCAATGTGAACAGGGGGTTCGGTTTCCTCGGGTATCCGGGCCGGGTGGGCATCTGGCCGGAGATTACGGTGATAACGCTGAAAAAAACCGGTTTAACTTGA